In one window of Denticeps clupeoides chromosome 2, fDenClu1.1, whole genome shotgun sequence DNA:
- the gdf2 gene encoding growth/differentiation factor 2 gives MRNSWNFQTCVGLVVFIGSLWAKPLQGGIELDETQDVLKMVAQEEAAESRLQKFLGTMKEEFLRKLNLSSVPQEHSRVHPPQFMIELYNKYASDKSSVPRSDVIRSFVIQDVTHSITNGSLSKHRLLFNVSIPSYEEITMVQLRLFTLTDKGPATSCHGVLATVNVYEVEHRQGQAITHLLDGREAVGIKHSWETFDVTSAIQRWVKSGHAGDELEVQVKRRNCGFHKSGSFDVSLSLKGNTSAILIVFSNDLNSRKKEARKEVKEMMMHEEDVVLAEPDAPPPFSSEEHYSLHPRRKRHAKKKNNNNYCRRNSLRVNFKDIGWDKWIVAPPEYDAFECIGMCFFPLTDDLTPSKHAIIQTLINLKNPKKANKACCVPTKLDPITVMYQEKGIITVRHMYEDMKVAECGCR, from the exons ATGCGGAACTCGTGGAATTTCCAAACGTGCGTTGGTCTGGTGGTGTTCATTGGGTCACTTTGGGCCAAACCTTTGCAGGGTGGAATTGAGCTGGACGAAACCCAGGACGTGCTGAAGATGGTGGCTCAGGAGGAGGCAGCTGAATCAAGGTTGCAAAAATTCCTGGGCACAATGAAGGAAGAGTTTCTGAGGAAGCTCAACCTGTCTAGCGTGCCgcaggaacacagcagggtGCACCCGCCGCAGTTCATGATCGAGCTTTACAACAAGTACGCCTCAGACAAATCATCCGTGCCGCGGTCAGACGTCATTCGCAGCTTCGTCATTCAAG ATGTCACCCACTCCATTACAAATGGCAGCCTGTCAAAACACAGGCTGCTGTTCAATGTTTCCATTCCGAGCTATGAAGAGATCACCATGGTTCAGCTCAGGCTGTTCACCCTGACAGACAAAGGACCAGCCACATCCTGCCATGGTGTGTTGGCTACCGTCAACGTCTATGAAGTAGAGCACCGGCAAGGCCAGGCCATCACACATCTCCTTGATGGAAGGGAGGCTGTAGGGATCAAGCACTCGTGGGAGACTTTTGATGTGACCTCTGCCATCCAGAGATGGGTCAAGTCGGGTCACGCCGGCGATGAATTGGAAGTGCAAGTCAAGCGCCGAAACTGCGGATTTCATAAATCTGGTAGTTTCGATGTGAGTCTCAGTTTGAAGGGCAACACCTCTGCAATTCTGATTGTTTTCTCCAATGACCTCAACAGCAGGAAGAAGGAGGCCAGGAAGGAGGTGAAGGAAATGATGATGCACGAGGAGGATGTGGTTCTAGCAGAACCCGATGCACCCCCACCGTTTTCAAGCGAAGAGCATTACAGCCTTCATCCAAGGAGGAAGAGGCAtgcaaaaaagaagaacaacaacaactatTGCAGGAGGAACTCCTTGCGCGTGAACTTCAAGGACATTGGATGGGACAAATGGATCGTAGCCCCACCCGAATATGATGCATTTGAGTGTATCGGGATGTGCTTTTTCCCACTAACAGATGACTTGACTCCATCCAAACATGCAATAATTCAAACTTTAATCAATCTAAAGAATCCCAAAAAGGCAAACAAGGCATGCTGTGTCCCAACTAAGCTAGACCCCATCACAGTCATGTACCAAGAGAAGGGCATAATCACTGTGCGGCACATGTATGAAGATATGAAGGTGGCAGAGTGTGGATGCCGATAA
- the irbpl gene encoding retinol-binding protein 3 — MLLFLSKTWRLGDQSLIGQRDCFSKVSAINQETYTKKKQISKKMAKTLLFAPLMLLCRLWIADASFQAALVLDMAKILLDNYCFPENLIGMQEAIQQAINSGEIQHISDRKTLAAVLSTGVQGALNDPRLTVTYEPNYTPVKTPMLSLFSKDQLARQVKNSVKLEFLDKNVGYLRIDRIVGEEATATLAQFIQENIWNKVINTDALILDLRYSTGGELSGVPYVVSYFSDPEPPTLFERIYERPKNTTKELWTLSTLQGERYGKKKDLIVLTSKRTNGAAEAVAYTLKNLNRAIVVGERTSGGSVKVEKLKIGDSGFYITIPVARSTSPLTGLSWELNGVSPSVNTKPKEALSRAKSLLAIRSTIPKAVQSVSDIIQRYYSFRDKVQSVINHLEATDFFTVISEDNLAVKLNYELQSVAEDPRLIIKMAKNSPLVVQDDPELETIPDDQSFLQALAESVFKVRILPGNTGYVRFDRFVDAMLLQKMEVQMVRNVWEPIKGTDNLIIDLRFNTGGPSDSLSILLSYLHDVSSKLQLFTIYDRVQNTTTDYHTLPDILGPSYGSTRGVYVLTSYHTISAGEEFAYLIQSLHRGTIVGEITSGNLLHSKSFNVKNTDIVITLPVMNFIDNNDECWLGGGVVPDAIVLADEAEEQALEVIQFHQEIRSLVEEVGELLGMHYALPEIAVNVKKTLHTKWTDGFYRPVIDYESLASQLTADLQEISADHRLHVFYCDVEPESMLEVPKIPTADEASYIINTLFKADVLVGNIGYLRFDMMADIAVVKAIGSQLVQVWNKLVNTYALIIDLRYNIGAYSSALPLLCTYLFDPEPLTHLYTIFDHATNTTTRVMTLPEVLGQRYGPTKEIYILTSHMTGSAAEAFTRTMKDLKRATVIGEPTVGGSLSSGTYQIGNSILYASIPNQVVLSADNGQVWGVSGVEPHVVAQGTDALKVAKNIIAAKN; from the coding sequence ATGTTGTTGTTCTTGTCCAAAACCTGGAGGCTGGGGGATCAGAGTCTCATCGGACAAAGGGATTGCTTTTCAAAAGTATCTGCCATAAATCAAGagacatatacaaaaaaaaaacaaatatcaaAGAAGATGGCAAAGACTCTTCTTTTTGCACCGCTCATGCTGCTCTGCCGATTGTGGATTGCCGATGCGTCGTTTCAGGCTGCCTTGGTTCTAGACATGGCAAAGATTCTCCTGGACAACTACTGCTTCCCAGAGAACCTAATCGGAATGCAGGAAGCCATCCAGCAGGCTATCAACAGCGGAGAAATTCAACACATATCCGATCGGAAGACGCTTGCAGCTGTACTGTCCACTGGCGTACAAGGTGCACTTAATGACCCCAGGCTGACCGTGACCTATGAACCCAACTACACCCCAGTGAAAACTCCTATGCTCTCCCTGTTCTCCAAAGACCAGCTGGCTCGACAGGTTAAGAATTCTGTTAAATTGGAGTTTCTGGACAAAAACGTGGGCTACCTGAGGATCGATCGTATAGTAGGTGAGGAGGCAACTGCAACCCTGGCTCAATTCATCCAGGAGAACATCTGGAATAAAGTGATAAATACCGACGCATTGATTTTGGATCTTCGATACAGCACAGGAGGGGAATTATCTGGAGTCCCTTACGTTGTCTCTTACTTCTCGGATCCCGAACCACCGACCTTATTTGAAAGAATTTATGAACGACCGAAAAATACGACTAAAGAATTGTGGACACTTTCCACTCTTCAGGGAGAACGGTATGGTAAGAAGAAGGATTTGATTGTTTTGACCAGCAAGCGCACCAATGGGGCTGCTGAGGCTGTTGCATACACCTTGAAGAATTTGAACCGGGCCATCGTTGTTGGAGAAAGGACCTCGGGAGGGTCAGTAAAAGTTGAAAAGTTAAAGATCGGGGACTCTGGATTTTACATTACGATACCCGTGGCCAGATCAACAAGCCCTCTGACTGGACTGAGTTGGGAACTTAATGGGGTTTCGCCTTCGGTGAATACAAAACCCAAAGAAGCTCTTTCTAGAGCCAAATCCCTCCTGGCAATTCGAAGCACGATTCCGAAAGCAGTCCAGAGTGTCTCTGATATCATCCAAAGATACTATTCATTCAGAGACAAAGTTCAAAGTGTAATAAATCACCTGGAGGCAACTGACTTTTTCACAGTCATCTCTGAGGACAACTTGGCAGTCAAACTAAACTATGAACTTCAGTCGGTGGCAGAGGACCCACGTCTGataataaaaatggcaaaaaacagCCCTCTCGTTGTTCAAGACGATCCTGAACTGGAAACGATCCCAGATGACCAGTCATTTCTCCAGGCTCTTGCAGAGAGTGTTTTCAAAGTACGGATCCTGCCAGGCAACACTGGATATGTCAGATTTGACAGATTTGTTGATGCAATGCTGCTGCAGAAAATGGAAGttcaaatggtcagaaatgtGTGGGAGCCAATCAAAGGCACAGACAATCTTATTATTGACTTACGCTTCAACACGGGCGGACCCTCAGATTCATTGTCAATTCTGCTCTCTTACCTCCATGATGTTTCATCCAAACTTCAACTTTTTACCATTTATGACCGTGTCCAAAATACAACAACAGATTACCACACCTTGCCCGACATTTTGGGCCCATCCTATGGGTCCACACGCGGTGTGTATGTTTTGACAAGCTACCATACAATCTCTGCTGGAGAGGAATTTGCTTATCTGATCCAGTCTCTGCACCGAGGTACCATTGTTGGGGAGATCACATCTGGTAATCTGCTGCACTCCAAATCTTTCAACGTCAAGAATACAGACATTGTCATCACGCTTCCTGTCATGAACTTCATAGACAACAATGATGAGTGCTGGCTTGGAGGAGGGGTAGTTCCAGATGCCATTGTACTGGCTGATGAAGCAGAGGAGCAAGCACTAGAGGTCATCCAGTTTCATCAGGAGATTCGGTCTCTGGTGGAGGAGGTTGGGGAACTTCTGGGCATGCACTATGCTTTGCCAGAAATCGCAGTAAATGTCAAGAAAACTTTGCATACCAAGTGGACAGACGGTTTTTACCGGCCTGTGATTGACTACGAGTCTCTTGCCTCACAGTTGACTGCAGACCTCCAGGAAATATCTGCCGATCACAGGCTGCACGTTTTTTACTGTGACGTAGAGCCTGAGTCCATGCTAGAAGTTCCGAAGATCCCCACGGCTGATGAAGCCTCATACATAATTAACACTCTCTTCAAAGCGGACGTCCTGGTGGGGAACATCGGCTACCTGAGGTTTGACATGATGGCAGACATTGCGGTGGTTAAAGCAATCGGCTCGCAACTTGTTCAGGTGTGGAACAAACTTGTGAATACCTATGCACTGATAATTGACCTGAGATACAACATTGGTGCTTACTCTTCAGCTCTCCCACTTCTGTGCACCTATTTGTTTGACCCCGAACCACTCACTCACCTGTACACTATTTTCGACCATGccaccaacacaacaacaaGAGTAATGACCCTCCCTGAAGTACTGGGCCAGAGATACGGACCTACAAAAGAAATCTACATTCTCACAAGCCACATGACCGGCTCAGCAGCTGAGGCTTTTACACGGACTATGAAGGACCTGAAAAGGGCCACAGTAATTGGGGAACCAACCGTCGGAGGATCCCTCTCCAGTGGCACATACCAGATTGGTAACAGCATCCTGTACGCCTCCATTCCCAACCAAGTTGTTCTGAGTGCAGACAATGGACAGGTCTGGGGTGTCTCTGGAGTTGAACCTCATGTGGTGGCTCAGGGAACCGATGCCCTGAAGGTTGCCAAAAACATAATTGCAGCAAAAAATTAA
- the gdf10b gene encoding growth/differentiation factor 10: MAAASSLLFLAHLLLSLPATDATSADSEARDRASRERAPDGGGGGDARDAASANMYKIYDKFAKDHRQRDANTVRSFRAVPGFIKNKVVFQFNLTSIPDSEVILSATFHFLDQRHRPWSCRRSRSLSCRVQQLHQPTPSHLIVRGLSPEAIFPLGNISLPPLRKGHWQARNITSVITQGRAMGDILVSIEFDSGERHLRHQEQFPKSSLPYILVYADDLAITEPNSVAMSLQRYSPFSVGEDTASPNTRAKREANQIHSNFLPDVHHADAKSKELWENTYFPLKPRSFSKEGPKLGQEIPGELGKSQVLSFDEKTMKKARRRQWSEPRLCARRYLRVDFADIGWSEWVLAPKAFDAFYCAGACGFPIPKVVRPSNHATIQSIVKAVGIVPGIPEPCCVPDKMSALPVLFLDTSKSIVLKVYPNMSVDTCACR, encoded by the exons CCGTGCGTCGCGGGAGCGCGCGCcggacggcggcggcggcggcgacgcgcGCGACGCCGCTTCCGCAAACATGTACAAAATCTACGACAAGTTCGCCAAAGACCACCGGCAACGGGACGCGAACACCGTGAGGAGCTTCAGAGCGGTTCCCG GGTTCATTAAGAACAAGGTCGTCTTCCAGTTCAATCTGACCTCCATCCCAGACTCCGAGGTGATCCTGTCCGCCACCTTCCATTTCCTGGACCAGCGTCACCGGCCGTGGAGTTGCAGGCGTTCCAGAAGCCTCAGCTGTCGCGTCCAGCAGCTGCATCAGCCCACCCCAAGTCATCTCATAGTCAGGGGTCTGTCCCCAGAAGCCATCTTCCCTCTGGGAAATATCTCTCTCCCGCCCCTCAGAAAGGGACACTGGCAAGCAAGGAACATCACCTCTGTCATCACACAGGGACGGGCGATGGGTGACATCTTGGTGTCCATTGAGTTTGACTCTGGTGAGAGGCACCTCCGACATCAGGAGCAATTCCCCAAATCCAGTTTGCCATATATTTTGGTCtatgcagatgacctggccATCACGGAACCCAACAGTGTGGCTATGTCACTGCAGAGGTACAGTCCTTTCTCAGTGGGCGAGGACACTGCTTCCCCAAACACGAGAGCCAAGCGAGAAGCAAACCAGATCCACAGCAATTTCCTCCCCGACGTCCATCACGCTGATGCGAAAAGCAAAGAGCTTTGGGAGAACACCTACTTTCCACTCAAACCCAGGTCCTTTTCCAAAGAAGGTCCAAAACTGGGCCAGGAGATTCCAGGGGAGCTGGGTAAATCCCAGGTCCTCAGCTTTGACGAGAAGACCATGAAAAAAGCTCGACGGAGACAGTGGAGTGAACCAAGGCTCTGTGCCAGACGGTACCTCAGGGTGGACTTTGCGGACATTGGTTGGAGTGAATGGGTGTTGGCCCCGAAAGCATTCGACGCCTTCTATTGCGCTGGAGCTTGTGGATTTCCAATTCCAAAG gtTGTTCGTCCCTCCAACCACGCCACCATCCAAAGCATTGTGAAGGCAGTAGGAATTGTACCTGGCATCCCCGAGCCTTGCTGCGTTCCTGACAAGATGAGCGCACTGCCTGTCCTCTTCCTGGACACCAGCAAGAGCATCGTCCTGAAGGTTTATCCCAACATGTCTGTGGACACGTGCGCCTGTCGATAG